A genomic region of Lytechinus pictus isolate F3 Inbred chromosome 2, Lp3.0, whole genome shotgun sequence contains the following coding sequences:
- the LOC135153215 gene encoding transmembrane protein 79-like, producing MVQGQQWTVVTFVSTGIAFMAFVLYLYQTGSLPFIPTKNAPKSDGERLTYAFRCLAFSILPLFMGIRAVADKRFGNIDTLGADPTAPVDPVKHRDFLTRQRNLQNTLEQTVLHIGAVLALASSLPHDQLSVIPVLVSFFVIGRITYYIGYLYFDNQLYRAFGFGVTFIPSVVGLCYALFIIGFRN from the coding sequence ATGGTTCAGGGTCAACAATGGACTGTAGTGACGTTTGTATCCACTGGAATAGCATTCATGGCATTCGTTCTTTACCTTTACCAGACAGGTTCTCTTCCATTTATACCGACCAAAAACGCCCCGAAGTCGGATGGCGAGCGTCTGACCTATGCTTTCCGTTGCCTGGCATTTTCTATCTTGCCCCTCTTTATGGGCATCAGAGCTGTGGCAGATAAACGATTTGGTAACATCGACACCCTTGGGGCAGATCCGACCGCACCGGTCGACCCCGTCAAACATCGAGACTTCTTGACCCGCCAAAGGAATCTCCAGAATACCTTGGAGCAGACAGTCTTACACATCGGAGCAGTCCTAGCCCTAGCATCAAGTCTCCCACATGATCAACTCTCCGTGATACCCGTCTTGGTCTCCTTCTTCGTCATCGGTCGGATCACCTACTATATTGGATATCTTTACTTTGATAACCAACTTTACAGAGCATTTGGTTTTGGTGTAACATTCATTCCATCTGTAGTTGGCCTTTGTTATGCCCTCTTTATCATAGGTTTTCGAAATTAG